ATTTCTATCATTTCCTTGAGACGGCGGTACTCAGGACGGAAATCGTGTCCCCATTCTGAGATACAGTGAGCTTCGTCTACTGCTATGAAAGAGATTTCCAGTTCCTTAAAAAACTCCAGGTTTTCAGCCTTGGTCAATGTTTCCGGTGCTACGTATAACATTTTGGTTTTTCCGGAAAGGAGATCGGTTCTTACTTTCTTGATTTGAGCTTTAGAAAGGGTAGAATTTAGAAAATGCGCTACATTATCCTTGCTACTGTAGGAGCGTACTAGATCTACCTGGTTTTTCATTAAAGCTATGAGCGGAGAGACGATCAGAGCACATCCTGGACTCATTAATGCCGGGAGCTGGTAGCAAAGAGACTTTCCTCCACCGGTTGGCATAATGACAAAAGTATCTTTGCGGGCAAGAATGCTTTTAATGATAATTTCCTGATTCCCTTTGAAAGAATCGAATCCAAAATGTTCCCGTAATGCATCTATCAAACTTACCTTTACAACAGCCATTGCATTCAAAATTTAAAACAAATAAACTCTAAAGAAAGTAACAAATTATGGATATTGTTTATGTGTTTTTTAGGGGACACGAAGTTAACTAAAATTGCATTGACCCCCAATTAAATTTATCCGAAATGAAGTACAGTACTGCTTTGGCATGCGATTTCGCAGCAGGGCCAGCAGGTAGGGGCTGCAGCTGGTAAAGAAGCGGAGGTGTATTATTAATCATTCAGCGCAACTCATTATAAAATAGGTGCATGTATAGGATTGAATCTCCCTAATACTGGTTAACTTTGCAGTGCTCATGAAAAACAGAACGGATATTAATATAGCAGCTATAGCAAAAAGAACCCTTCAGATGGAGGCTGCAGCGATAGACAATCTTCAGAAGTTTATCAATGCTGACTTTGAGCAGTCGGTGGCCCTCATAGCGGGGTGTACCGGCAGGGTAGTGGTTACTGGTATTGGCAAGAGCGCTATCATTGGCCAGAAAATTGTGGCTACATTTAATTCTACAGGTACACCTGCCCTTTACATGCATGCAGCTGATGCGATTCATGGGGACCTGGGTATGATCCGGGATGAAGATGTTATTCTCTGTATTTCGAAAAGCGGCAATTCGCCGGAGATCAAAGTATTAGTACCGCTGGTCAAGAGCTTTGGAAATAAGCTGATTGCCATAACTGGCAATGTCGATTCTTATCTTGCCAGGGAAGCGGACCTCTTATTAAATACAACTGTTGACCAGGAGGCTTGTCCTAATAACCTGGCACCCACCACAAGTACTACTGCCCAATTGGCAATGGGCGATGCATTGGCGGTGTGTTTAATAGAATGGCATGGTTTTACGGCAGCTGACTTTGCAAAATTCCATCCGGGGGGTACACTTGGTAAAAAGTTGTATCTCAAGGTATTGGATCTCTGCCGTCAGCACGACGCGCCAAAGGTATATCTGGACAGCTCATTGAAAAACGTAATTGTGGCTATTAGTTCCGGTATGTTAGGAGTAACAGCCGTTTTAGATAGCAACGACCAACTTAGCGGGATTATCACAGATGGTGATCTGCGCCGTATGCTGGAAAAAAGTATGTCAACTGACAATGTGACTGCCAGTGATATCATGTCTCGCCACCCCAAAACAATTCAATGTGATGAATTGGCTGTAAATGCCCTGGAGTTGATGAGGCAACATGATATTACCCAGTTGTTAGTGCTGGATGACAAGAAGTATATAGGTATTATTCATTTACATGATTTAATCCGGGAAGGAATTATTTGACACGATGACTTACGTGAACAGGCATTTTTATGTGGCCATTATGGCCGGAGGTATAGGTAGTAGGTTCTGGCCTTATAGCCGTACAGACTATCCCAAGCAATTCCTCGACATTTTGAATACGGGGAAGAGCCTTCTGCAATGGACATATGAGCGATTCTCCCAGTTTATTCCACGGGAAAACATATTTGTAGTTACGCACCAGCATTATATTGGCAAGGTGCAGGAACAGCTGCCTGATGTGGTCGTTGACAACATTGTGCCTGAGCCGTTCCGCAAGAACACCGCGCCCTGCATTGCATATATTTCCCACAAGATTTACGGACAGGACCCCAAGGCAAACATCATTTGTGCGCCGGCCGATCACCTGATCATGGATGCAA
This window of the Chitinophaga sancti genome carries:
- a CDS encoding KpsF/GutQ family sugar-phosphate isomerase; this encodes MKNRTDINIAAIAKRTLQMEAAAIDNLQKFINADFEQSVALIAGCTGRVVVTGIGKSAIIGQKIVATFNSTGTPALYMHAADAIHGDLGMIRDEDVILCISKSGNSPEIKVLVPLVKSFGNKLIAITGNVDSYLAREADLLLNTTVDQEACPNNLAPTTSTTAQLAMGDALAVCLIEWHGFTAADFAKFHPGGTLGKKLYLKVLDLCRQHDAPKVYLDSSLKNVIVAISSGMLGVTAVLDSNDQLSGIITDGDLRRMLEKSMSTDNVTASDIMSRHPKTIQCDELAVNALELMRQHDITQLLVLDDKKYIGIIHLHDLIREGII